In the genome of Persephonella sp. KM09-Lau-8, one region contains:
- the rfaE2 gene encoding D-glycero-beta-D-manno-heptose 1-phosphate adenylyltransferase codes for MDYMEIINQWKKEGKKIVFTNGCFDIIHAGHVDYLEKAKALGDVLVVGLNSDESIRRIKGKDRPVNIQEHRKRVLEALKPVDLVIIFEEDTPERLIKEIKPNVLVKGGDWSIENIVGADFVKSYGGEVKTIDFVYDISTTKIIEKARKSGK; via the coding sequence ATGGACTATATGGAAATTATAAACCAGTGGAAAAAGGAAGGTAAAAAGATAGTTTTTACCAATGGTTGCTTTGATATTATCCATGCCGGCCATGTTGATTATCTGGAAAAGGCAAAAGCCCTTGGAGATGTGCTTGTGGTAGGGCTGAATAGTGATGAATCCATCAGAAGAATAAAAGGAAAAGATAGGCCTGTGAATATTCAGGAACACAGGAAAAGGGTTTTAGAAGCATTAAAACCTGTTGATTTAGTTATTATTTTTGAAGAAGATACACCAGAAAGACTTATAAAAGAGATAAAGCCCAATGTGCTGGTAAAAGGAGGAGACTGGAGTATAGAAAATATTGTTGGTGCGGATTTTGTTAAATCCTACGGTGGAGAAGTTAAAACCATAGATTTTGTGTATGATATTTCCACAACTAAAATAATAGAAAAAGCAAGAAAATCAGGAAAATAA
- a CDS encoding LysR family transcriptional regulator codes for MAKGYKIRYKIWLEKDKDIVMGLGRDKLLREIEKTGSISKAAKAVGMSYKKAWSFLKTMENRLGIKLVETQRGGKGGGGTQLTTEAKKLLSEFEKINKEFEKLAKKLSK; via the coding sequence ATGGCAAAAGGATATAAAATTAGATACAAGATATGGCTTGAAAAGGATAAGGATATTGTTATGGGACTGGGACGGGATAAACTTCTCAGGGAAATAGAAAAAACCGGTTCAATTTCAAAGGCAGCTAAGGCTGTTGGTATGTCCTACAAAAAAGCGTGGAGTTTTTTAAAAACAATGGAAAACAGACTTGGGATAAAACTGGTGGAAACCCAGAGAGGCGGCAAAGGTGGTGGTGGAACTCAGCTAACAACTGAGGCTAAAAAACTCCTTTCTGAATTTGAAAAAATAAACAAAGAATTTGAAAAATTAGCTAAAAAGTTGTCAAAATGA
- a CDS encoding A24 family peptidase, which translates to MENLFYFYLFTAFIFGLIVGSFLNVVIYRLPRGKSVASPAFSFCPSCGQKIKWYDNIPVLSYLILKGRCRHCGSKISLRYPFVEILTGIASMAALWKTGLSIDYIFVFLFLALMIAITFIDIDFKIIPDEINFIGAVSGLIYSFFRTDFSWIDVLIGAAVGAGFLFGIAYFYLKFRGIEGLGMGDVKMMAFVGTYIGWFGSLFTIFFGSLLGAVVGILGAYFSKSEDKGRFEIPFGPFLAFAAVIYLFFGENIKSWYFGG; encoded by the coding sequence ATGGAAAATCTATTTTATTTTTATCTGTTTACTGCTTTTATTTTTGGTCTTATTGTGGGGAGTTTTTTGAATGTGGTTATATACAGACTGCCAAGGGGTAAGTCTGTTGCCAGTCCAGCATTTTCTTTCTGTCCAAGCTGTGGTCAGAAAATAAAATGGTATGACAATATACCTGTGCTATCTTATCTGATACTGAAAGGCAGGTGCAGACATTGTGGAAGTAAGATTAGTCTCAGGTATCCATTTGTTGAAATTTTGACAGGTATTGCTTCTATGGCAGCTCTCTGGAAAACAGGCCTTTCTATTGATTATATCTTTGTTTTTCTATTTCTGGCGCTAATGATAGCCATTACATTTATAGATATTGATTTTAAAATTATTCCAGATGAGATTAATTTTATAGGGGCTGTTTCTGGACTGATTTATTCGTTTTTTAGAACGGATTTTAGCTGGATAGATGTATTAATTGGTGCTGCTGTCGGAGCAGGATTTTTATTTGGTATAGCTTATTTTTACCTGAAGTTTAGGGGAATTGAAGGTCTTGGGATGGGTGATGTTAAAATGATGGCCTTTGTAGGAACATATATAGGCTGGTTTGGTTCTTTGTTTACAATATTTTTTGGCTCTTTACTTGGTGCCGTTGTTGGGATTTTAGGGGCTTATTTTTCAAAAAGTGAGGATAAAGGTAGGTTTGAAATCCCTTTTGGGCCGTTTCTTGCCTTTGCAGCTGTGATTTATCTGTTTTTTGGTGAAAATATAAAAAGCTGGTATTTTGGTGGATAG
- a CDS encoding ATP synthase subunit I: protein MSVEVLFYFPLFILGLVAGFFYFTHLFKSINNFGTDKGKVLRSMIIRLPIPVIAVLIGSLAGIGGIISVMVGFTTFQIYFLVKVGTQLKKEVEEEAERLSQEENNLENK from the coding sequence ATGTCAGTAGAGGTTCTTTTTTATTTTCCACTTTTTATTTTAGGGCTTGTTGCAGGATTTTTTTATTTTACACACCTGTTTAAGAGTATAAATAATTTTGGCACCGATAAAGGAAAAGTTCTCAGAAGTATGATAATCAGACTACCTATACCAGTTATTGCTGTTTTAATCGGAAGTCTCGCTGGTATCGGGGGAATAATTTCTGTTATGGTTGGTTTTACTACATTTCAGATATATTTCCTTGTGAAAGTGGGAACACAACTTAAAAAGGAAGTTGAGGAAGAGGCCGAAAGGTTATCTCAGGAAGAAAATAATTTAGAAAATAAATAA
- a CDS encoding TraR/DksA C4-type zinc finger protein, with protein sequence MAVSPYVADKKKLEKFRKLLLQEKKRILDRILQKEDIIKKMTEEGLTIPEELDDYARIDYTEFILSELEDIEVEILQEIDKALQRMEEGTYGLCEVCGKPIEEKRLEALPWTTLCIEHAAEAEKTRDLIDHRYTVYLRESLIPYYEPLEEDVKEEGEDK encoded by the coding sequence ATGGCTGTTAGTCCCTATGTTGCTGATAAGAAAAAGTTAGAAAAATTCAGAAAGCTGCTACTTCAAGAGAAGAAAAGGATTTTAGACAGAATTTTGCAGAAGGAAGATATAATCAAAAAAATGACAGAAGAAGGTCTTACAATACCTGAAGAGTTAGATGATTATGCAAGAATAGATTACACAGAATTTATACTTTCTGAGCTTGAGGATATAGAAGTTGAAATTCTTCAGGAAATAGATAAAGCACTCCAAAGGATGGAGGAAGGAACTTACGGGCTGTGTGAGGTCTGTGGAAAGCCTATAGAGGAAAAAAGGCTTGAAGCACTGCCATGGACAACACTCTGTATTGAACATGCTGCAGAAGCAGAAAAAACAAGAGATTTAATTGACCACAGATATACTGTTTATCTGAGAGAAAGTCTTATTCCTTATTATGAACCACTGGAAGAAGATGTAAAAGAGGAAGGAGAGGATAAATGA
- the gatA gene encoding Asp-tRNA(Asn)/Glu-tRNA(Gln) amidotransferase subunit GatA, giving the protein MNLWKKSLAELSSAVKNKEVKPSEILEAFLERTQKVEPEIKSYVTNLIDKAYEEAKKKDEELSKLEEIPDLFGLPIAIKDNIITKDIRTTCSSRILENFVPPYNATVIEKLNEQGYIITGKTNLDEFAMGSSTENSAFFTTRNPWDYERVPGGSSGGSAAAVGAGIVPAALGSDTGGSIRQPAAFCGVVGLKPTYGRVSRYGLVAFASSLDQIGPITRTVEDAALLMNVISGWDRRDSTSSKQEVPDFTSYIGKDIKGLKIGVPKEFFIEGLDPEIKNIVENAIKQLEKEGAVIEEVSLPTTKYAIEAYYIIAPSEASSNLARYDGVRYGYRTSDYKDLEEMYSKTRDEGFGAEVKRRIMLGTYSLSSGYYDAYYLKAQKVRTLIYQEFMDVFQKVDILATPTTPDIAFKIGEKTSDPIQMYLSDIFTVSVNMAGIPGISIPCGFKDGLPVGLQLIGKPFDEGTLLQVAHYYERLNDFYKRFPGE; this is encoded by the coding sequence ATGAACCTGTGGAAAAAAAGCCTTGCAGAGCTTTCCAGTGCAGTAAAAAATAAAGAAGTCAAACCTTCAGAAATTTTAGAGGCATTTTTAGAAAGAACACAAAAAGTAGAACCAGAGATTAAATCCTACGTTACCAATCTAATAGACAAAGCCTATGAAGAAGCAAAGAAAAAGGATGAGGAACTATCAAAATTAGAAGAGATTCCAGACCTTTTTGGTCTACCAATTGCCATTAAAGACAACATAATAACAAAGGACATTAGAACTACCTGTTCCTCAAGAATACTTGAAAACTTTGTTCCACCTTACAACGCAACTGTAATAGAAAAGCTAAATGAGCAGGGATATATCATCACAGGGAAAACAAATCTTGATGAATTTGCAATGGGCTCATCCACAGAAAACTCTGCATTCTTCACCACCAGAAACCCCTGGGATTATGAAAGGGTTCCAGGAGGCTCCTCAGGTGGTTCGGCTGCAGCTGTAGGGGCAGGAATAGTTCCTGCAGCTCTTGGTTCTGATACAGGTGGTTCTATAAGACAGCCTGCAGCTTTCTGTGGAGTTGTTGGACTAAAGCCTACCTATGGTAGAGTTTCCAGATATGGTCTTGTGGCTTTTGCCTCCTCCCTTGACCAGATTGGTCCAATTACCAGAACTGTTGAAGATGCTGCACTGCTGATGAATGTTATATCTGGTTGGGACAGGAGAGATAGCACATCCTCAAAACAGGAAGTTCCAGATTTTACTTCATATATTGGCAAAGATATAAAAGGTTTAAAAATCGGTGTTCCAAAAGAATTTTTCATTGAAGGGTTAGACCCAGAAATCAAAAATATTGTTGAAAATGCTATAAAACAGCTTGAAAAAGAGGGTGCTGTTATAGAAGAAGTATCTCTCCCTACAACAAAATATGCAATTGAGGCTTATTATATAATTGCTCCTTCCGAAGCGTCATCTAACCTTGCCAGATACGATGGAGTTAGATACGGTTACAGAACATCAGATTATAAAGACCTTGAAGAGATGTATTCTAAAACCAGAGATGAAGGATTCGGTGCAGAGGTAAAAAGAAGAATAATGCTTGGGACTTACTCCCTATCTTCTGGATATTATGATGCCTATTATCTAAAAGCTCAGAAAGTAAGAACGCTAATCTATCAGGAATTTATGGATGTATTCCAAAAGGTTGATATTCTTGCCACCCCAACAACTCCAGATATTGCATTCAAAATAGGAGAAAAAACATCTGACCCTATTCAGATGTATTTATCAGATATATTTACCGTTTCGGTCAATATGGCAGGTATTCCAGGAATTAGTATTCCTTGTGGATTTAAAGATGGATTACCTGTTGGCCTTCAACTGATAGGAAAACCTTTTGATGAGGGAACTCTTCTACAGGTAGCCCACTATTATGAAAGATTAAATGATTTTTATAAAAGATTTCCCGGGGAATAG
- a CDS encoding methyl-accepting chemotaxis protein has protein sequence MTLRKKFILRIVIILSLILAFTMAINAFSFRKYGIHNADKTGKIVAKLVESGLTAHMMTGTMGMRHYFLDQIRSIEGIEKLWVIRGEPVIRQFGKGNNYEAPKDELDLKAIQTGKIQRKLIENMDTVKYRITIPYIATSSGKINCLQCHQVNEGEVLGAISIVTDISDVRAFAFSTTKMILLASVIIFILAGLYMYRFIGKYVDIFEKLKTAMGKAIKGDFSARINTNLKDEAGQTAIEFNRFMEELNQNFDEIKKVMKALAEADLTKRINRRMEGEFETLRQNINKSIQSLANTLHITLEGFSSILTELERITQQIIRISEDIKEENTNIQEIKNSIYEIKERIKAIYDSAEKAQKLGAQIKDEITSGEQNIKELEEYVSALIEAGENIKSMTKNILEIANQTNLLALNAAVEAARAGESGKGFAVVADEVRQLAENTSNFARKVQSVVDQVFENIKKARSSLNKTHTGYTQMAANYDRMSELMDEIARAISIQSQHISKMSENIEKISQISQHNTQENQEITEKIKQMYKTAEEIQEEVKKFKLEGE, from the coding sequence ATGACCCTCAGAAAAAAGTTTATCCTTAGAATTGTTATTATCCTTTCCCTTATTCTTGCTTTTACTATGGCTATCAATGCGTTTTCCTTCAGAAAATATGGAATTCATAATGCAGACAAAACAGGAAAAATTGTTGCCAAGCTGGTAGAAAGTGGTCTTACTGCCCATATGATGACAGGAACTATGGGGATGAGGCATTATTTTTTAGACCAGATAAGAAGTATTGAAGGAATTGAGAAATTATGGGTTATCAGAGGAGAGCCTGTCATAAGGCAGTTTGGAAAAGGAAATAATTACGAAGCTCCAAAAGATGAGCTTGATTTAAAAGCAATTCAAACAGGGAAAATCCAGAGAAAACTCATAGAAAATATGGATACCGTAAAATACAGGATAACCATTCCTTACATTGCCACTTCCAGTGGAAAGATAAACTGTCTTCAATGCCATCAGGTTAATGAAGGAGAAGTTTTAGGAGCTATAAGTATAGTCACAGATATATCAGATGTCAGGGCATTTGCCTTTTCAACAACTAAGATGATTTTATTGGCCTCAGTGATTATTTTTATTCTGGCAGGTTTATATATGTATAGATTTATTGGCAAATATGTTGATATTTTTGAAAAGCTTAAAACTGCTATGGGCAAAGCAATAAAAGGAGATTTTTCAGCAAGGATTAACACCAACCTGAAAGATGAGGCAGGGCAAACAGCTATAGAATTTAACAGATTTATGGAAGAACTAAATCAGAATTTTGATGAGATTAAAAAGGTTATGAAAGCCTTAGCTGAAGCCGATTTAACAAAACGAATAAACAGGAGAATGGAAGGGGAGTTTGAGACACTCCGTCAGAATATCAATAAAAGTATTCAATCGCTGGCCAACACCCTCCATATAACTTTAGAGGGATTTAGCTCAATTTTGACTGAGCTGGAAAGGATTACCCAGCAGATAATAAGAATTTCAGAAGATATAAAAGAGGAAAACACAAACATTCAAGAAATTAAAAATTCCATATACGAAATAAAAGAAAGGATAAAAGCTATTTATGATAGTGCAGAAAAGGCTCAGAAGTTAGGAGCCCAGATTAAAGATGAAATTACAAGTGGTGAACAGAATATAAAGGAGCTGGAAGAGTATGTATCTGCACTGATAGAGGCAGGAGAAAACATAAAATCTATGACCAAAAATATTCTAGAAATTGCAAATCAGACAAATCTTCTTGCCTTAAATGCTGCTGTTGAAGCTGCAAGAGCTGGTGAATCCGGAAAAGGATTTGCAGTTGTTGCTGATGAGGTAAGACAGTTGGCAGAAAATACATCTAATTTTGCCAGAAAAGTTCAGAGTGTTGTTGACCAGGTTTTTGAAAATATCAAAAAAGCCCGCAGTTCACTTAATAAGACCCACACAGGATATACCCAGATGGCAGCAAACTATGACAGGATGTCTGAGCTTATGGATGAGATTGCCAGAGCCATATCTATCCAGTCCCAGCATATATCAAAAATGTCTGAGAATATAGAAAAAATATCCCAGATATCACAGCATAATACACAGGAAAATCAGGAGATAACAGAAAAAATCAAACAGATGTATAAAACAGCAGAGGAAATTCAGGAAGAGGTTAAAAAGTTTAAATTAGAAGGGGAATAG
- a CDS encoding ABC transporter permease, with translation MIDKFLLLLAVIARIFKEYKARSILSVLGVGFGTFALIMMVSISNSLKEKSRQEVEKFGKNLVVVKAGKIRVFRRRSRTISTATTLKISDAIAIKQQIDHVVKVLPSFHISYPIRKGGTTIFATIIGVGKEYPEVRNIKVWQGRFYTQKEEKSGEKVIVLGYKIAKDFFKDEDPIGKTLLIFRVPCKVIGVMEEKGADISGEDQDSLIYTPLKTAMRRLANVDYINTIYVQVDKKENIPYVKEKIRELLRKRHHLKPSDKNDFTVLSPDDYMRMETEAMHIFSILGGVSAVISFLIGGIGILSIMILIINERIEEIGIRRAVGAKKTDIILQFILEASFISITGSFIGAIIGTGLSLLIFMIFNLPVAISYSWILFSFVLSIITGILAGIYPAYRASTIKPVQALRRI, from the coding sequence ATGATTGATAAATTTTTGCTTTTACTGGCTGTAATAGCAAGGATTTTTAAGGAATATAAAGCGAGGTCTATTCTATCAGTTCTGGGGGTGGGATTTGGAACATTTGCCCTTATAATGATGGTTTCCATATCAAACTCCCTGAAAGAAAAAAGCAGACAGGAAGTTGAGAAATTTGGGAAAAATCTTGTAGTGGTCAAAGCAGGAAAAATTAGAGTTTTCAGAAGAAGAAGTAGAACAATATCCACGGCAACCACCTTAAAAATTTCAGACGCAATAGCAATAAAGCAACAGATAGACCATGTTGTAAAGGTACTGCCCTCTTTTCATATTTCTTACCCTATCAGAAAAGGTGGCACAACTATTTTTGCAACAATTATAGGAGTTGGAAAAGAATATCCAGAAGTAAGAAATATAAAAGTCTGGCAGGGAAGGTTTTATACCCAAAAAGAAGAAAAATCAGGAGAAAAAGTAATAGTCTTAGGCTACAAGATAGCAAAAGATTTTTTTAAGGATGAAGACCCTATAGGCAAAACATTGCTTATATTCAGGGTTCCCTGTAAAGTAATAGGAGTTATGGAAGAAAAAGGGGCAGATATATCAGGGGAAGATCAGGATAGTCTTATATATACACCTCTGAAAACAGCAATGAGAAGACTGGCAAATGTTGATTATATAAATACTATCTATGTTCAGGTTGATAAAAAAGAAAATATCCCGTATGTAAAGGAAAAAATAAGAGAACTTCTCAGAAAAAGACACCATTTGAAACCTTCTGACAAAAATGATTTTACTGTTCTTTCTCCAGATGACTACATGAGAATGGAAACAGAAGCTATGCATATATTTAGCATATTAGGTGGAGTTTCTGCAGTTATATCTTTCCTTATTGGAGGAATAGGTATTCTTTCTATAATGATACTGATTATTAATGAAAGAATAGAAGAAATCGGTATTAGACGGGCTGTTGGTGCAAAAAAAACTGATATTATACTTCAGTTTATACTGGAGGCATCTTTCATATCAATAACAGGAAGTTTTATTGGGGCTATTATAGGGACAGGTTTATCCCTTTTAATATTTATGATTTTTAATCTACCTGTAGCCATATCTTACAGCTGGATATTGTTCTCATTCGTTTTATCAATTATCACAGGAATTTTAGCCGGAATATATCCTGCTTATAGGGCTTCTACCATAAAACCTGTTCAGGCTTTAAGAAGAATTTGA
- a CDS encoding ABC transporter permease — protein sequence MKKLLRIFNQSFIAVRAYKLRTFFSLLGIALGIASLSIIVAAVEGSYNRAYEIIDVFGPESIIIFGGSREERGVRHRKKTLTMDDLKALKQAIPEIKLIMPVLFVDDATIYYRGNITTSRVYGVSDQYEEAWNWYLIEGRFFNKQEIKTKQNVCVIGLYVREELFGKEDPIGKMILVNRLPCKILGVLSKRGTTPTGRNLDDRVLMPYTTVMAKINHDFLYINAIRIKFVKGAPVEKLIEKVRQILRQRHHLSPGESDDFFILSPTEIIRFLVNLTGTLVLFLGLSSAISLTVGGFVLANLFLLSVNERKKEIGIRRAIGAKKKDILFQFLFEAVIITIFGAIIGFGLAIIGAKMLTYIAQFPIKFSFIAFLAAVVVSVIVGVISALSPAMKAANLNPIEAIRG from the coding sequence ATGAAAAAATTACTTAGAATTTTTAATCAATCATTTATAGCTGTAAGAGCTTATAAACTAAGAACTTTTTTTTCTTTACTTGGAATAGCTCTGGGTATAGCTTCACTTTCTATTATTGTTGCTGCTGTAGAAGGCTCTTATAACAGGGCTTACGAAATAATTGATGTTTTTGGTCCTGAAAGTATTATTATTTTTGGCGGTTCACGGGAGGAAAGAGGTGTCAGGCACAGGAAAAAAACCCTTACAATGGATGATTTGAAAGCACTTAAACAGGCAATTCCAGAAATAAAATTAATTATGCCGGTTTTATTTGTTGATGATGCCACCATTTATTATAGAGGGAATATAACCACCTCCCGAGTTTACGGAGTTTCTGACCAGTATGAAGAAGCATGGAACTGGTATCTGATAGAGGGAAGATTTTTTAATAAGCAGGAAATAAAAACAAAACAGAATGTATGTGTAATAGGACTTTATGTCAGAGAGGAACTGTTTGGTAAAGAAGACCCTATAGGAAAGATGATACTGGTAAATAGATTACCCTGTAAAATTCTGGGAGTTCTCTCAAAAAGAGGAACTACACCAACAGGTAGAAATCTTGATGACAGGGTTTTAATGCCATATACCACAGTCATGGCAAAGATTAACCATGATTTTCTTTATATAAATGCCATAAGAATAAAGTTTGTAAAAGGAGCTCCTGTTGAAAAGCTTATAGAAAAGGTAAGACAGATTTTAAGGCAGAGGCATCATCTTTCCCCTGGAGAAAGTGATGATTTCTTTATACTTTCTCCAACAGAAATAATAAGATTTTTAGTTAATTTAACAGGAACGCTGGTGCTATTTTTAGGTTTATCATCGGCTATATCATTAACCGTTGGTGGTTTTGTTCTGGCAAATCTGTTTTTACTTTCTGTAAATGAGAGAAAAAAGGAGATAGGAATAAGAAGGGCTATCGGAGCAAAGAAGAAAGATATTTTATTCCAGTTTTTATTTGAAGCTGTGATAATAACAATTTTTGGCGCTATTATAGGATTTGGGCTTGCTATTATTGGAGCAAAAATGCTTACGTATATTGCCCAGTTTCCGATTAAGTTTTCATTTATAGCATTTTTAGCAGCAGTAGTAGTATCCGTGATAGTTGGAGTTATATCTGCCCTCAGTCCTGCTATGAAAGCAGCCAATCTTAATCCAATTGAGGCAATCCGCGGATGA
- a CDS encoding TonB family protein, translated as MDIYLPQKSYINKKLLIISLLIGFVVNIVFLYLLGFWTANVEPIKQKQVKIKYIQIKPPEKKKVVKKKIKKEVVKKPQKQKISKGEKVAPKPAVPAITPELPEVATLPEEELSLPENEMDTGDFSDIPVETGEIKEFRAITKGEFNPTFGTELSKVDKTATGTAIGRKLIYRPPPPLIKAKVPPPPVKVKLWINKDGTVSKVVLLETTGNNKIDQIIKRYVQSWKFNEIKENKEEWAITTIRFKPSS; from the coding sequence ATGGATATCTATCTTCCTCAAAAAAGCTACATAAATAAGAAATTACTTATTATTTCACTACTGATAGGGTTTGTTGTCAATATTGTTTTTCTGTATCTTCTTGGTTTCTGGACGGCAAACGTTGAGCCTATAAAACAAAAACAAGTAAAAATTAAGTATATTCAGATAAAACCACCGGAAAAGAAAAAAGTAGTAAAGAAAAAAATAAAGAAAGAAGTAGTTAAAAAGCCACAGAAGCAAAAAATCTCAAAAGGAGAAAAAGTAGCCCCAAAGCCTGCTGTGCCAGCTATCACACCTGAGCTGCCTGAGGTTGCCACCCTACCAGAAGAAGAGTTATCCCTTCCTGAAAATGAGATGGATACAGGAGATTTTTCTGATATACCTGTAGAGACAGGAGAGATAAAAGAGTTCAGGGCGATAACAAAAGGGGAATTTAATCCAACATTTGGGACGGAACTTTCCAAAGTAGATAAAACAGCTACAGGAACAGCTATTGGTAGAAAACTGATATATAGACCACCACCACCTTTAATAAAGGCAAAAGTTCCACCACCACCAGTAAAGGTAAAACTATGGATAAACAAGGATGGAACAGTATCAAAAGTAGTTCTGCTTGAAACCACCGGAAATAACAAAATAGACCAGATTATAAAAAGATACGTCCAGAGCTGGAAATTCAATGAGATAAAGGAAAACAAGGAAGAGTGGGCAATAACCACAATTAGATTTAAACCATCCTCCTGA
- a CDS encoding NAD(P)H-dependent glycerol-3-phosphate dehydrogenase yields MNFKNLTILGSGSWGTALAQAFANKFENVFVWGRNQEVIEDINQNHLNSKYLPGLALKENIQGTTDIKFAFDKGDIIIVAVPTQFIRQTLQHIDYPVEKPVISASKGIEIESLKLISDVIAETIKIDKKLIFALSGPSFAKEVAAGLPTAVTLAGDLELGEKLQSILNTESFRLYLNEDIIGVQIGGAVKNVIAIATGASDGLGLGNNARAGLITRGLYEMTRVAKVFGGKPETLYGLSGMGDLVLTATGDLSRNRTFGKLLGKGLSVEKALQEVGQVVEGIKTVKALRKIMEKENIELPISDVVYRVVYENLSPVEAVKILMNRQPKKEEL; encoded by the coding sequence ATGAATTTTAAAAATTTAACAATTTTAGGTTCAGGAAGCTGGGGAACAGCACTTGCGCAGGCATTTGCTAATAAATTTGAGAATGTTTTTGTCTGGGGAAGAAATCAAGAGGTAATAGAAGATATAAACCAGAACCATCTAAATTCAAAATATCTACCAGGTCTGGCTTTAAAGGAAAACATACAGGGAACCACAGATATAAAATTTGCCTTTGATAAAGGGGATATCATAATCGTAGCCGTTCCTACCCAATTCATTAGACAAACATTGCAGCATATAGATTACCCTGTTGAAAAACCTGTTATTTCAGCATCTAAAGGAATAGAGATAGAAAGCTTAAAACTAATATCTGATGTAATTGCAGAAACGATTAAGATAGACAAAAAACTGATTTTTGCTTTATCAGGTCCATCATTTGCGAAAGAAGTGGCTGCAGGGCTTCCAACAGCTGTAACCCTTGCAGGTGATTTAGAGTTAGGAGAGAAATTACAGTCAATTCTGAATACAGAAAGTTTCAGGCTGTATTTAAATGAGGATATTATAGGCGTTCAGATTGGCGGTGCAGTTAAAAATGTTATAGCAATTGCAACAGGTGCAAGCGACGGGCTTGGTCTTGGAAATAATGCCCGTGCAGGTCTTATTACCAGAGGTCTTTATGAGATGACCAGAGTAGCGAAGGTATTCGGTGGAAAGCCTGAAACTTTGTATGGTCTTTCTGGTATGGGAGACCTTGTTTTAACTGCAACAGGGGATTTATCAAGAAACAGAACATTCGGTAAATTACTGGGAAAAGGGCTTTCTGTAGAAAAAGCTCTTCAAGAAGTTGGACAGGTGGTTGAGGGTATAAAAACTGTAAAAGCTCTGAGAAAAATAATGGAAAAGGAGAATATTGAACTTCCCATCTCAGATGTTGTTTACAGGGTGGTTTATGAAAATCTTTCTCCTGTTGAGGCTGTAAAGATACTTATGAACAGACAACCTAAAAAAGAAGAGCTTTAG